The Triticum aestivum cultivar Chinese Spring chromosome 6D, IWGSC CS RefSeq v2.1, whole genome shotgun sequence genomic sequence TTGAAATGCTTTGCTTCTGCATCAGTCTGCACATTAAGAATCCAGTGAATTAGCGATTAGGAAAGACGGGATAAATAACAATTAATCACTTGCTCTCTGCATAAGTTGTGCTGTGGGCATTCTTCTTTATTACTAGAATATAACAAAAATATTCTAAACCACCTTCGTAGCTGCCAAGTGAAACAACTATTTAAACTTTATATTGGCTCATAAAGCATATCTTGCATACCATCACGAATCTATAATTGATGAGAATGGTAGTAAGGGGCACAACACAGCTTATCAAACAATGTTGTTGTTAGTACAAGAGTTTATATCAGTACCTTCCAGTTTCTTCACTTAGAGTTCCTTGGCGGCCAATATTGTAATGCTGATCTCAGTCCAACTTCCACAAGAGGAGGTTTGCCTTGTTGAGGCTGGAAATGGCCCAAGAATCTGCATTTCAAACAAacacaacatcaaaatcttgtgTGTAACTATATTAGACCAATGTCTCTCTACTCCTAAGGTTTTGTCAGAGTGATATTTTTGCAGACATAAATTAACTTACACATTTATAGCATCCTGCTTCTCAGGATCTGTGTAAGCATAATTGTATTAACGCTGAAGGGTTCAAAGGAACTCCTGGGGTTGGTTTCCTGCCTTCCACTGCCCTCTTTGCTCACTGATGATCTGTCGCTTGTTTCAATGGAGAAGTTAGACTGATCATTCAAAATACAAAGTTGCATTTATGTTGACTATTGAACAATGCCTACCAACAAGACTCAAATCATTCTGAAAGAAAGATGTTCAAGATAAAAGAGCAAACACTTAAAATGAGAATTAATTATATGGTTTTTCTCAAAAACTATAATCAGTAAGAAATGCCTGTTACTTTAGTCACAAAAATTTCAGATGGAGGGTGACAGATGCCCTCGGCCTCTTATCGTCTTGTACTACTAAACAAGTTTCCAAAGGGCAAAGCCGCGTGTACGAATTGATTTAGGAAGTTCACTAgctaaatgcccgtgcgttgctaggGGCAACAATATAGATACATAAATTAAAAGAAAAATTCCATTTAGCACTGAGATGACAAATAAATACTGAATAGCAGTATGGGACGTTATCATTGGTGTACCATGTGCATTGTACTCTCGTTGAGGTACCCATTAGCAAAATGATCTGTACAGGGAGCCAAGTTCCTCGAATCGAGATCACATCGAAAACAAGACGCATAGATCTTCAGAATGTAAAAGGGAGCCAAGTTCCTCAAATCCAGATCACATCAAATCCAGTGATCAGGTGAGAGCCGATTTAAAGCCAGCATCCACCCATCCATTAAGCACCTACTTCTTTGATCGTCTGGATGTCTAATCTACGCTAACGATCTGCTAATCAAATAATCTGTCCAATTTCTAAACCAAGATGAAAACCTAGCACGCAAACCTTGATAGAGCAAGAGTACTTATAAGACAgaaagagaagggcaaagggaggACTCACGCTGCTGCTTCGCTTTCCCCGGCGGCACAGGTCATGCATGCACGGACTCGTAGAAGCTAGAAGGAAAGGGGTCGCCGGCCAACTCCTCCACAGCATCTCTCCGACCGCCGCATCACCTGAGCCCAACTTCTGTCCCACCAAGTGCCTCTGTTCACTTGCCTTCTACATCATCAGGCGCCTCCCAACCAAGCCCCATCAGGCGCCTCTCATGGATGCGTCAGACGCGGCGTCGGGAAGCAGTCGTCGTCCTCGCCGTGCATGTGTGGTTTGGTGACGGCGCCGCGGCACAGAAAGACAAGAGGAACGAGATCAGGGACGCAAAGATTCGAAGAAGACCAGGAGGGGGCGGATCGGAGTAGCGTGCGTTTAATGGAGTTGTCAGGTATGGGGAGTGGCGTACCAGAGCTGTGGCATTGCAGATCGGGACGCCTCGCTTCGGATCCACCTAAgacatcgccggagaggagcgcCGCCGCGGATCCGACCGGAACGGGACCGGATCGACCACCCGCAGGTGCTCCAGGAATCGCGCCCCGTCCGTCCTGCTCGGTCGCGCAGCACACAACACGCAGCACCAAGGTCCGTCAATGCAGGAGATCGATGCGGTGGTCGGTGGGCGAAAGAGTGCGGCTGCCTGCTCATCGACGCGGGCGGCGATGCGGCAGGGGAAGGGGAAAGGGCGAGATGGTTTGAGTGAGTGAgttgagaggagaggagagagtgaTGTGGATAAGGGGAAAGGGGCGAGGGGGTAGGTAGAATGCGGCGGGGGGAGGGGAAAGGGCTTGCCGCGTCGCTCCAGTGCTTTTGCCGCCCGAGAGGCATGCGTGCTAGGTGGGCCGTCGTGCCGGGCCGTGAGGCTGTTATATAGTGGCTTCGCTGAAGCTTCGCCTCGCAACAGCCCTGTTTGGGCCGGCCCATACTTGTTTCGCTGCTGCCTCCCTGTTTCTTCTgctttctatttcttttattttcctttttctctttcttatctttttttgtttctgtttatatttattttcctatactgttttattctttatttatatcgtTTCCTTTTTATTATAATATACAAAGTTCATTGCATGTTACACAAGTGTTCATCGGTATATTAAGGAAATGTTCATGGTTTTTTACAAAAGTTCATCATCCATTACAAAACTGTTAAACATTTATTAGAAATTGTTCAATGAATATATAATCACAGTGTTTTGAAATTTGTTAAGTGTATATTAcacaaatgttcaatgtgtattacaAAATTGTTCAACTTATATTATATAATGTTCAATGggtattcaaaatttgttcagaggATATATTCGTatgttttaaaaaaatcatgtatgttaaaaaaagttcattctataatgaaaaaagttcattgtaTGTCAATAAAATGTTCAACGTATATTACAAAATGTTTAGTgtgtattttttgaattttttcaaaataAGTTCGATACTTAATAGGTCGCTCCGCAAGCCTATCACTAGGTTTCTTTAAGACATGTGGTTAGTTTCGGGCCATTTTTCTACGCGGCTGGAGCTCGTTACctccaaatgggccggcccagtcgccccTGCCTTCAGCATTATAATCAAAAGAATTTTTTATCACAGAGAAAATAGTTGTGTTAGTTTCACATTATATGATGCAGCAAAAAATACTATTTATATTTCAGCATAGCTATAAAGTGATGGGTTCCAACATACGCACTGATGTAACGATGACAGACCGCACTGAAACACCACGAGAAGAGGTGCATATAGCTAACCTTCCTCTCTATGTATATTATAGATGATAATATGAAaggtctatttttatatttttggtttttcAGAATATAGGAGACATGGATATGGACTTTGAAGATGCACGAGAAAGAATCCATTGAGGGTTCAGATGCAATGTCGCTGAAAGGGGACGAAAATTCACAACATAATAATGTCGAAGAGTTTATATCTCATAACAAACCAAAAAAGATGCTAATTTACATGTTATCCCACAAGGTATTTTTTTAATATTATTATCAATCTTTTTTTGTGATATTGCCTTTTGTATTCAACTAACCTTGCTCATTTGGATTTCTAAGTTGGCTCATTTTTTATGAATTCGACAGACTATGTTTGTACCCCTAGAGATATTACAGTCATCGAATCAATCAAGTCTGCCCCCAAGAATACCCAGTTCATGGACATTGGAGATGCGTTGTTATCAACCGACGATTTGGAATGTCTTATGAAAGATGATATGTTCTTACATGACGGTGTAAGACCAATTGCATAAACCTTGTAATTAATAATATGAACAATATATAATATCATGAAATATAAATATAATCTAAATGTTGATTACAGGTGATAAATGCTTACATATATTGCATGCTTGCTCACGACCATCTACAAGACAGGGCAGGTGAAAAGGTACACATTATTAGCACGTTTGTATCTGGCCAGATAAAAGAAGATGGGGAAAAAGACATAGACCCATCAAAATATCACCGCATTGTGCATCATGTTAATACTTATCTACAGCAAGATATGGTTAGTTTTTGTCTCGTTATTCATGCATATAATTATGGATTGTTTTTATTTAATTCATATGTATAATAATTTATTAATATTTATATCTAATTGCGACCGTGACTTGTATGATATTTACACCAGTtattcattccgattaacatgccgGGCTACCATTGCTATCTAGCAGTCGCCAATGCCAAAAAACGTGAGATTCAAGTATTGGACTCACTTGCTTCTCGGGTCAAACGCAATGACCTCGCTACTACGGTAACTATCATACTATTTTACTCATTCTTAACATATGTTTTGTTTGCCTTCATCCCTAATATTTCTCATGTATAAAATAGTTACTAGGACTTGAGAAGCGTCTGAAACTTGTAGAGCATAGTCCGGAGTTTATCAGAGGTCATAAGTGGCCCGATCTCAATGTTACAAAATGGACGGTTGTAGAGCAGTTTCATGAGGCAATACAAACCGATGGGTAAGCACTTGTTAGAATGGTTTGTTTATTTGATTCATCTGTGTGATATTCTAAAGCATTATTTTATAATATTATAGCGTATCATGTGGGTTGTTTATGCTAAATTATATGGAATACTGGACATCACATGGACTGTCAGACGAGTTCACCCAGGTATTTCATTTTTATACATTATCTCGTTATTTTATCTCAAAATATTTTATAAATTGTTTACATATATATTTTGTAGGAGGATATAAAACATTTTCGACAAAAATTAGCTGTCATTTTGCTCGATTCAGAGCTGAATAAGCTAAAAGGAGGTCCCATATACCATCAACCTGACGATGAAGAAACTTTAGCTGATTCTGATCTCGAGATCCTGGAGAATCCATTTGACGTACTCAAAGACAAACGTCCTGCCCCAATCACTATCATACTCACGGACCAACGTGAATTACTTGCCGGCCTTTGCAACTACATCATGTCGATCAATGATGCCGGGTGTTTGGAGTAAGTATCATGTATCAATATTTAATGTGCGGATGTATATTATTGTTCTTCTTACCATCCAATTTATAGGGAGGTATGGGTTCGGAGCTCGACACCCGATCCAATGGGCTTAAGTCTTAAGAAACTTCAGTGCATACTTAACATGGAGCAGCTCATGGACAATGATTGCTTCAACACCGTTGTGCGTATGCTGGCATGTGATGAGGGAGTATTGTTCACAGACCCTCAtgtacactacatggatctacgattttgtgtaagTTATCGTAACTCTTCATTCTATGTGTCATTAGTATCAACATGTTGAAACAATATTTGTTTTTTTGCTTAGTCCATGATGCTAGAGTCAACACGAGGTCAGAAGTTTTGCGAGAAGGAAACTATCCAGACGttggcaacattatttgatagCTGGCCTGGGATGGACAGCGACATCTCATCgtgcaacaaggtaagtaaagtatTTTgtccattgttatcatggtttattgttGTTTCTAATAGCTTCACTTTtagatttatcttccctatgcatccatcggCCGATACATCTTGTATGTGGTCGACAAAGAGGCACATCATCTATATATTATGAatcctattcaaacatcacaatcgtTAGAGGAAAAAAAATTGAGGCATGCACTGAAATTAAAAAGTTTtgcaagggatttcaaagaagcactcgaaataaagctgCCTGGTTGGAATTATGATATATCTAAATGGCAACGTTTATTTCCGTTCGGTGTTCCAACGAGTATAGACGGGTAATGAATTCATAACAAAAACATTTACTTTTGTTATCACTATATTCTTTATATTATTAATTTAAAGTTTTGCAGGAATGTGTCTtgctattttgtttttcattttatgctctggtgaAACGGTAACGAATTGGTCAAGCCGATTTGCGCGGTGAGTATTGTCCGTTACATGTTTTAAGCCCTTCGGCGTGAaattttcatactaactacatGTATTGTTTGTGCAGGATGGGTATGAATTGAGGAAGCAGTTTTTACtatacttgctaaaacatcgtgggaatgaagctaaaggaaaatttcctgatattgtgaaagaatttcttaagcgcatcatctagatGTTAATAGTTTTGTAATAGATGTTTAGTTGGAACATCGCTCAGTTTGTTACATGGACATGTCGTTAATTTTCTTTATGttatcaatttacattgcaaaaaTGGACTTCAGTTATTAAATAATTGTGTTTGTTATATATTGTTTGTACGTGTGGAAATTAACATGTAACTCTTGTAAACTATTTCAAGAGCtcatggcaacgcacgggcattctactattGTTGTAGTTTCTCACTTGTCACGAAGGTGGTCTATGTTTTTTTTTGTGCTAGGCGTTATGGAAGGTGATGTTGAGACACACTTGTCAAGCTGGAGTAGGAGGAAATGATGGTAGCGAGCTAGGGGATACGAATGATAGACACTGATGGAGATGATGCGACAAGCGAAGGAGAAAGGTGGGGGATGtggaaggagggagggaggcgaTGAAGCTGAGAGAAAGGAGGTAGACACCAAAGGAGTTGGCATAGGATGAAAGCGAAGTTGCGCCCCAAGGTTAGATCGCCATCGTGTTGCGACTGTTCCCTTTTCATCAATGCTCATGTTCATTGTAATTTTTTTAAAGTCCGCAACTTTGGCAGCTCCACAGAATTGTTGTCGAGGAAGATGGTAAACTCATTTAGGATGATTGTTGGGGTTATTGTGAAGCTCAATTTTTGGTGTAGTCTGGTGACAAAGAGGACAAGCCACTAGACACGAGTAACCGATAAATTTGTACAATCACTTCCTTTTTTTTTAGGAACATAGGTTGTAATTGATTTGGTAAAGAAAATGATAGAAGAGACTGTGCTTCATGTGGACCTTCAGGTGAAGGACAAATTACATCATTGTGATATCAAATAATTGTTCATTGATTAGTCACTTATGATGATAAATTTGCAACGTGAAGTACGTATCTGAAAGTATCGTTATTTGATTTATCGGTTTTATGAAATCTCACAACCCTAGAGCCGGCGAGAGCAAGTCCGAAActtaattgggggggggggggggggggggggcaagacgACGATGGGAGAGGTTGATGCGAGGGCAGGGCAGCGATAGCAGGCGGCCGCAgagggtggaggaggaggagccgtcatgggagaggaggaagatgaacaTTTGGTGGCATGCTCCTAAACGTTGGATATTGATCTGATGGTCAAAAATAAAAATGGCGGGCACGAGATTTTTTTTTAGGTATAGTTTCCCCTTAATTTATTTACCATCATTTGCcggtagcaacgcacgggcattctactagtaatcCCCAGGAAGGGGGAACCTAAGGGACCGCCTGACGACCACCTTCAGCTCCTCAACAGCACAAGAATTGCTCCAATAAAATAGGCCAGATAACCAATAATACACTTGCTGCAAATGTTCAAGCCATTGTACACGACTGGCACCGTTCCCAGTCAAGAAGCATGGTACATTTGTCCAACGATGCAACATATTCTGTCAAAAAAAGGAATGCAGTGCacgttcaacatagcaaccaagccAGCTTTCCGGCGACGGCTGGTCTCGGGTGATGTGGAACGAACACTGCCTCTCCATGGAGGAGCCCCCTTCAAAATCCGTAAGGCTTGAATTTCCTTTGAGCCCGCAGCTGCTGTATCCTCTTCTTGTCCTGCTCGAACTTGCTCTGCAGCATCGCCAGCTCTGCACAACAAATTACAGGTCAGTAGCTCTCCCAGCAGTTATCTGCAGCCACACTCAAGTTGCATAAAAACGCACTGCATTGCATGCAACTTGTAGCAGATTTCATGTtggaaaatactccctccgttcctaaatataagtctttgtagagatttcactatataccacatacagatgtatatagatgcattttagagtatagattcactcattttgctccgtatgtggtccataatgGAATCTctctaaagacttatatttaggaacggagggagtatgatggaAGGATATCAACTTGATATGGCAAAAAAGGAGCATCTGTTTGTAAGGGCTGGAAAAACCAAAACAGTCTGTTTACTACACAAAATAACCTCTGGTGTATGTGAGATTCACACGACACTGATTACAAGATCAAGGGATAATGACTTGGGCACTGTATTTTCTCAAAACCAGAACAGACTACATCAAATAGAAAGTGAAAAGACTGGCATGGCAAACTACAACACTGAACGTAGTCTAGATTCTAATGCATCATACATGTACGGAGCATTAGGAGTAATTAAAGTTAAACTGCACCAATGGTTAAATAGGGAATCCATAAAAATGTTTTTCAACATACCACTCATTTGAGCTTCTCGTTTCTGATGTCTGTAGAAGTTCCGACCAACTTCCTTGGGTTTCTTCTGAGCCATTTTCTCTTGCATTGCAGCCAGAGATACAGAGCCAACCGCTGTTCCAGTTTCAGCATCTGTAGTCTTCTTCCGACCCTTATGATGCATCACCACTGTCCACCCATCTTCTGCAGCTGCTGCCTCTCTTTCCTTCTTCTCCTGAATTAATCAAATAGGTACCACATGACAAACCAACAACGATGCAATTGCTATGCCAAAATAGACATAAGGGAAATTCTTCCCCTCATAAATGACAGAAAGGAGACGACTTCGTATGGTGGCAGTACATAAATAACTTGTCTTAACTTCCACAATAACTTAAGATATTCAATTAATATTTACGGAACAAGCTAGCTATAAATCAGGACAGTTCACTTTAGATTCTTGAATGTTTAATGGATGGAAAAACGCACCCGCTCTTGTTGTTCCTCATGTGCAGTTATAAACACATCTATATTTTGCTGCAAGACTTTCAAGCCTGGTCGCTTCTGTCTGTACTCCAAGATCCATTCTGACAAGACACCAGTCACACCACATATCAGTATTTGCCATTGGAATTTGGCGGATCAATTTGCAGGTTCCAGTATAAAAAAAATGATACATAAGCACTGTGGAACTCAATTGAGCACAATATCAACTAATAAGGGCCCTTACAGTCTGCACTGCATAAGATTAACATTTAGTCTGATTGTAACAAGCAGACAAGCTAGACTTGTATATCTGTCAGTTTCATGATGAAATCAGCTCATGTGAATCTTTTGATTTAAACAAGTCTAAGAAATGATATTCCTTGGGAGTGTATTTGGATACAGTATATTCCGTCTTTTTCATTGTGGACACTAGACAGTGGATCTATATATATGCTAGTGAAAATATATCTTTTCAGCAATATAAAACCAGAAGTGTAGACATTACTTTTCATTCCTCTGGAACAGTCTTCATCGACTGATGCAATCTCATCAACATTTGCGGTATCAACTTCATGCACCTCCAAATTGTCCTCTCTAACTGATACCTGCAGATCTATCCCGTTGACTTCCCCAGATTGCTTTACTTTCTCTGCGTCCAATGAAAAGAATGCAAGTCAGGAAACACAAATATCTATGCAATAGATAGCTGATAATTGAGAGAAACTTTGTTTAGGATAAAAGTACAGCAGCCTACTTGTCTTATTTTTCTTTCGTTTCTTTGCCTTTTCTGGTTCCCCAATGTCCATAACTCCACTCTCTGCTGCAACTTGGTTGACATCAGCTGCATAAATTATATGTACATCTACTATTAGTGAAACAAAAATATTTATGCAACAGATAGCTGGTAATTGAGAAAAACTTTGTTTAGGATACA encodes the following:
- the LOC123145365 gene encoding uncharacterized protein encodes the protein MGKSKDKKASRDSKVDKKLALGLGVKRKQLKKKKDRVLDAAVESEGAAGHAIAEDIGSKKIVLVKQKKKIKHAKVTSCCTKAHNLVTLNEDEGTPKLKKKKSKKQLKESKSPVEVQSPLDSNDAGTLKLKKKKRKVKEGKSSVEPNDADDILHENLDEETLNADVNQLLAESEVMDIGEPEKAKKRKKKKTADVNQVAAESGVMDIGEPEKAKKRKKNKTKKVKQSGEVNGIDLQVSVREDNLEVHEVDTANVDEIASVDEDCSRGMKKWILEYRQKRPGLKVLQQNIDVFITAHEEQQEREKKEREAAAAEDGWTVVMHHKGRKKTTDAETGTAVGSVSLAAMQEKMAQKKPKEVGRNFYRHQKREAQMSELAMLQSKFEQDKKRIQQLRAQRKFKPYGF